The following coding sequences lie in one Mustelus asterias chromosome 8, sMusAst1.hap1.1, whole genome shotgun sequence genomic window:
- the LOC144497851 gene encoding muscarinic acetylcholine receptor M2-like: MMANSTRTDESLNNPADLFLSERGSPYKTFEVVLILTVTAALSLVTIIGNILVIVSIKVNRHLQTINNYFLFSLACADLIIGVFSMNLYNIYTLIGYWSFGPVICDLWLALDYVVCNTSSMSLLVISFDRYFCVTKPLSYPVWRTAKVAGMMIVTVWVLSFILWAPLILFWQFIVGERTVSEGECYVQFFSNPAVTFGTAIVAFYLPVFIMMILYVQISRASKSRIMEDKKVSESSEGTVSHSREKGKVMERNSSSPSNAPDGLPHAKMQSDNRTGEIITANCGQEEKELHNEITSPSVVPSNQKQEGTIQESTTISTTQTCFRMGNTKLSCLRIVSKSHNNDHCGTTARMVPCISSKRGHDRETKQDNMIITMANISATKKEVVSREKKVTRTVLAILLACFITWAPYNVMVLIDTFCATCVPNTVWIIGYWIFYFNSTVNPACYALCNPTFKKTFKQLLLCQYKNIGATR, from the coding sequence ATGATGGCAAACTCTACACGGACAGATGAATCTCTCAACAACCCAGCAGACCTGTTTCTCAGTGAAAGAGGGAGTCCTTACAAAACGTTCGAAGTTGTCCTCATTTTAACTGTGACAGCTGCTTTAAGTTTGGTGACAATTATTGGAAACATTTTGGTCATCGTTTCGATCAAAGTAAACAGACATTTACAAACTATTAACAATTACTTTCTTTTCAGCTTGGCCTGTGCTGATTTGATTATTGGCGTGTTCTCGATGAATCTGTACAACATCTACACTCTAATTGGCTACTGGTCGTTTGGTCCAGTGATATGTGATTTGTGGCTCGCTCTCGATTATGTTGTCTGTAATACCTCTTCCATGAGCCTCCTGGTTATCAGTTTTGACCGCTACTTCTGCGTGACAAAACCCCTCAGCTACCCCGTGTGGAGGACAGCGAAGGTGGCAGGGATGATGATCGTAACTGTTTGGGTGCTGTCCTTTATCCTGTGGGCGCCTCTCATTCTCTTCTGGCAGTTCATTGTAGGGGAGCGGACAGTTAGTGAAGGTGAGTGTTATGTGCAATTCTTTTCAAATCCAGCTGTGACTTTTGGCACTGCTATAGTTGCCTTCTATCTCCCTGTGTTCATCATGATGATTTTATACGTGCAAATATCTCGAGCCAGCAAGAGTCGAATAATGGAAGATAAAAAGGTGTCTGaatcgagcgagggaaccgtttCTCACAGTCGAGAGAAAGGAAAGGTAATGGAACGGAATAGTAGCAGCCCATCAAATGCTCCTGATGGTTTGCCACACGCCAAAATGCAAAGTGACAATAGAACTGGAGAAATAATAACTGCGAATTGTGGCCAAGAAGAGaaggagcttcacaatgagataaCTTCCCCCAGTGTGGTCCCATCAAACCAGAAGCAGGAAGGGACAATACAAGAGAGCACAACTATCTCTACTACACAAACCTGTTTCCGGATGGGTAACACCAAACTCTCCTGCCTTAGGATAGTTAGCAAATCTCATAACAATGACCACTGTGGTACCACAGCAAGAATGGTGCCATGTATCAGCAGTAAGAGAGGGCATGATAGAGAGACCAAACAAGACAATATGATCATTACAATGGCCAATATCTCTGCTACGAAGAAGGAAGTTGTATCCCGAGAGAAGAAGGTGACGAGGACCGTCCTGGCTATTCTCCTGGCTTGTTTCATCACCTGGGCCCCATACAATGTCATGGTTCTCATTGACACCTTCTGTGCAACCTGTGTCCCCAACACAGTCTGGATTATTGGATATTGGATCTTTTATTTCAACAGTACCGTGAACCCAGCCTGTTATGCACTGTGTAATCCTACCTTCAAGAAAACCTTCAAGCAACTCCTCCTGTGTCAGTACAAGAACATTGGTGCAACAAGATAG